One part of the Lotus japonicus ecotype B-129 chromosome 2, LjGifu_v1.2 genome encodes these proteins:
- the LOC130740773 gene encoding BTB/POZ domain-containing protein At3g50780-like encodes MAEIRPTRVEQDQTKIRSVPIAVTPEGFWCCPSPAVFQKTLKTQSPLNKPKPSSPNPNTSAQKREVSVSDERRTVPAPSRMVDSDAQQCSVAAERAVPKPKTEKTLPKKVAIEFGEPGTCDMKVVLTGKQGFCVKLSLHRDVLTEKSSFFAEKFYEDCGLSFLRVDDCEDVEMFVETVGLMYCREMKQRLMKQTVSRILRILKVAEFLGFSLCIQSCLEYLEAVPWVGKEEEKVVSTVLRLQREGTGVNPVLKRVSFDASNGPKDTLSHILELVLKSNEERGRREMKSIVLKLLRENNRFPCPAGSDDICNNDMIYRSCRSCLDSLLSLFNQAAELGFADTPSDNREPVVKHIALEADNLLWLLEILSDKQAADEFALMWANQQELAALHGKLPIVFRYHVSCISGRLYVGIGRGELLPLKNTRRLLLQTWLQPLINDYNWLQHGCRSFDWKLVEEGIGRTILTLPLEEQQNILLSWVGSFLKSGDGCPNLQRAFEVWWRRTFIKPYVEGQGNAMPNS; translated from the exons ATGGCAGAAATTAGGCCTACCCGGGTGGAGCAAGATCAAACCAAGATCAGAAGTGTTCCAATTGCTGTAACCCCTGAAGGATTTTGGTGTTGCCCTTCCCCTGCAGTGTTTCAGAAAACCCTGAAGACTCAAAGTCCTCTGAATAAGCCTAAACCCTCTTCACCAAATCCAAACACTAGTGCTCAGAAAAGAGAAGTTTCAGTGAGTGATGAGAGAAGAACAGTACCTGCCCCATCAAGGATGGTGGATTCAGATGCTCAACAATGTTCTGTGGCTGCAGAGAGAGCTGTTCCCAAACCCAAAACTGAAAAAACTCTGCCCAAAAAGGTGGCTATTGAGTTTGGTGAACCTGGAACTTGTGATATGAAGGTGGTTCTAACCGGAAAGCAGGGGTTTTGTGTGAAGTTGAGCTTGCACAGGGATGTTCTAACAGAGAAGAGTAGTTTCTTTGCTGAGAAATTCTATGAGGATTGTGGTTTGTCATTTCTCCGAGTTGATGATTGTGAGGATGTTGAAATGTTTGTTGAAACGGTTGGGCTTATGTACTGCAGAGAAATGAAACAGCGGCTCATGAAGCAAACGGTTTCTCGCATCCTCCGAATACTCAAG GTTGCAGAATTCCTTGGCTTCAGCTTATGCATCCAATCATGTTTGGAGTACTTGGAGGCAGTCCCCTGGgttggaaaagaagaagaaaaggtggTGTCAACTGTACTAAGACTCCAACGAGAAGGAACCGGGGTCAATCCCGTGCTGAAACGTGTTTCTTTTGATGCTTCTAATGGCCCAAAAGACACTCTATCCCATATTCTTGAGCTTGTTCTCAAAAGCAATGAGGAGAGAGGTCGCCGAGAGATGAAATCCATAGTTCTAAAGCTCCTCAGAGAGAATAACAGATTTCCATGCCCTGCGGGTTCAGATGACATCTGTAACAATGACATGATTTATAGGTCATGCAGAAGCTGCTTGGATTCTCTATTATCTCTGTTCAACCAGGCTGCAGAACTAGGCTTTGCAGACACACCTAGTGATAACAGAGAACCTGTAGTGAAACATATAGCTCTTGAAGCTGATAACTTGTTATGGTTGCTTGAGATTTTATCCGACAAACAAGCCGCGGATGAGTTTGCCCTGATGTGGGCAAACCAGCAGGAATTGGCTGCTCTACATGGAAAGCTGCCTATCGTATTTCGTTATCACGTCAGCTGCATTTCAGGAAGACTATATGTCGGAATTGGAAGAGGGGAGTTATTACCGTTGAAAAACACGCGCCGGCTGCTGTTACAGACATGGCTGCAACCTCTGATCAACGACTACAACTGGTTGCAGCATGGATGCCGGTCATTTGATTGGAAACTTGTGGAGGAAGGAATCGGAAGGACGATTCTCACCTTGCCTTTGGAAGAACAACAAAATATTTTGCTTTCTTGGGTTGGAAGTTTCTTGAAAAGTGGTGATGGatgtcccaatcttcaaagagCTTTTGAGGTTTGGTGGCGGAGAACTTTCATTAAACCATATGTGGAAGGACAAGGTAATGCTATGCCAAATAGTTAA
- the LOC130740774 gene encoding uncharacterized protein LOC130740774, translated as MPQGDYIERHRRDYGYRPDHFERKRKKDAREVHKRSQIAQKAIGIKGKMIAKKNYAEKAQMKRTIAMHEESTSRRKADDNVQEGAIPAYLMDRENTARAKIISNTIKQKRKEKAGRWDVPLPKVRPVAEDEMFKVVRTGKRKTKQWKRMVTKATFVGPGFTRKPPKYERFIRPTGLRFTKAHVTHPELKCTFNLEIIGVKKNPNGPMYTSLGVMTKGTIIEVNCSELGLVTPAGKVVWGKYAQVTNNPENDGCINAVLLV; from the exons ATG CCGCAAGGGGATTACATAGAACGCCATAGAAGAGACTATGGCTACCGTCCTGATCACTTCGAGCGCAAGCGCAAGAAGGATGCTCGTGAAGTTCACAAGCGTTCACAAATTGCGCAGAAG GCTATTGGTATTAAGGGCAAGATGATTGCTAAGAAAAATTATGCTGAAAAGGCACAGATGAAAAGAAC TATTGCCATGCATGAAGAATCAACGTCCAGGCGAAAGGCTGATGATAATGTTCAAGAGGGAGCTATTCCTGCATATCTTATGGATCGTGAGAACACAGCCAGGGCAAAG ATTATTAGCAACACCATTAAGCAAAAGAGGAAGGAGAAGGCTGGGAGATGGGATGTTCCCCTACCTAAG GTACGTCCTGTGGCTGAAGATGAAATGTTCAAAGTGGTCCGCACTGGTAAAAGAAAGA CCAAGCAATGGAAGAGAATGGTTACCAAAGCTACATTTGTTGGGCCTGGTTTTACTAGAAAACCTCCAAAGTATGAGCGGTTCATTCGTCCTACTGGACTGCGATTCACCAAAGCTCATGTCACTCATCCAGAACTTAAATGCACATTCAATCTAGAAATAATTGGAGTGAAGAAAAACCCTAATGGCCCTATGTACACCTCTCTTGGTGTCATGACCAAGGGAACTATTATTGAG GTGAATTGCAGTGAACTTGGTCTGGTCACTCCTGCAGGAAAAGTTGTGTGGG GTAAGTATGCTCAGGTTACCAATAACCCAGAAAATGATGGTTGTATAAATGCTGTCTTGCTTGTTTAA